The genomic DNA TTTATCAGCAGCAGAATCAGTGAAACACGAAGTTTTCTACCGAAAAGAAGAAGGCTATGATCATAGCTACTTCACCATTGCTACATTTGTAGAACAACATATTGCTTTTCATGCGAGCTATTTGAAACAGTGAAAAGACCATTGTAAGAGATGGAATGTGAGTCAGACAAACGAGCAACTAACTGGAAAATCAGAGGAAGACAGAACGATGCAACTATAAGCAATAAGCAGTGAAACCTGAAATTTTTTTTGAGAGATACCTCTTTAGTTTGACTAGATCGTGCACAGAGCCACGAAAGCCAATTAGTGAAAGGAGTTCTGCCGGATACTAGTTTCAATTGTTTATAGCGGTGTAATTCTGTGAGTCAAAATTAAAAAATAAAATTAACAGGTTTACTTTTTAGAATAGATGTGTTAACTTAATTAAAGTTTCGGAGGATCCAAAGGGATTAGATAAGAATATTCTTATCTAATCCCTTTTTGTGTTCTTGCATTAAAAAATATTAGGAGGCGCATATGAAAAATCTATTCAAATATTTAACGATTACTTTGGGGCTGTGGATACTATCAATTAGTATCAATATGTTTTTTGGCCCACATTATATTGCTGCTGGAGGAACGAGTGGTCTAGGAATATTACTTGAATACCTTGTTCAAGTAAATCGTTCACTCGTCGTGCTAGCATTAAATTCAGTTATGTTGCTATTAGCAATCATTTATTTAGGTAAACAAGTATTTATGAAAGTTTTATATGGCAGCTTAGTTCTACCGTTATTGTTAACTTATGTACCTAAAATAATGTTTACTGAAAATAAAATTTTATCGATCGTTTTGGGGAGTCTAATTTTTTCTGTAGGTATGTCCATTGTTTATTCACAAAATTCTTCTAGTGGAGGAACGTCCATTCCACCGATAATTTTAAAAAAATATTTCAATATAAAACTCTCTACAGGCTTGTTTTTCATAGATGGTATAGTCATACTGCTAAATTGGAGTATTTTTGGTTTTGATCAATTTTTACTTGCCTTGACTTCAAATATTCTAGTTTTTCTAACGATGAACCTATTCTCTAAGATATCCTATAAATCTATTGAGAATAGACAAACTTCTTAGAGGTGGATAATTTAGTTATTCTTGGAGTTTAGGAGATACTGTAACGCTCTTTGACAATTTCTAGTGGATCACCGAAGCGTTCAGCGATTTTCGGAAGGCTCAATCCTTGCGCATATAGACGATTGAAGACACCTTGAATGCTTTCTGAAACTTCAACGATATGTTTATCGTAGTCGTAAAAACGAAACACTTTTTGTCCCCAGTCATAGGTCAATGTATCGTGGATCACTTCGATTTCTGAATCAGAAGTTGTAAGTAAAAAGCCTTTCCACTTGATTTTATTCATGATTTCATCTCCCTGAACTTGATCGAGCAACTATAGCATGAGAATTTTAGACTGTATTGTAAATACACGACATCTCACTTTGCTCACGACGTATCATCTAATCCAAAGGTTGTGCTTTGAACTCTTTACAAAGCTGGACAAATTCGAGTGGTGTAAAGCCGATATGTTTTTTTTAATCTTTGATCAAGTGAGACTGATCGTAGTAATGCAACGCAATTAACTTTTTTTCACTAGCGTGAGGATCGGTTAGTATTTTCAAGCAGTACTGAAAACGCAATGTAAGCAACATCAGTTGCGGTGAAATGCCATAATACTTCTTAAATAACTGTTGGCATTGCCGTGTGCCTACAACTAAATCCTGACACAAATCTTGAATTGTAGAAGCAGGGATTTGGCTAAATCGATCAATCAATTTGATAAACTGGTTTGGTGTATGTCCTTCAATCAATTGATGGAGGTAATCAATAAAATATTCTTTTTGTTGAGAATAGGATAGGGAGAAGAAATAGTCGAGGTTGAAAGGTATCTTAAACTCACTAATTGCTATAGAAATCATACTCTGTTTTACTGATACCTGAAAATTCGATGATTGCTTTTTGAAATCAATGAAAAGATCGATACACCCATCTGGAATGATCAAATCATTCACTTCGTAGGAATCCTGAGTCAAGGATTGGTGTTCCCATAGACAAATCACAAAGTCTTGTAATGAGGGAATGACAATTGCTGGATACTTGAAATATTTCTGATAGATTGGGTTGACGATATAGGGTACTTGAATTGGAGAATACATGGATCACCTACTTGTTTATGGTTCTGTTCCTTTCTATCAATTATAGCATGTTGATGAGATGTATCTGTCTATATCACTAAAGTAAGTACGCAATTGGGATTGTCGGTGATAGTGTCAGCGTATCTAGGCGAAATGAAAAAAGGCGTTGGATTGCTATTTGTCGCTAAATAGGATGCTGGTGTGAAAAAATCAAAGAGATAAGCAGAGATCTGTTAATTGGTAGAGGGGTAAATGAGTGGATTGGCTAAGGGAAAAAATATGTATGCTCAAGCTAGACAGTAAAAACCTAGGATAGATACCACAGTGATCGCTGGTTCTTATCCTAGGTTTTTGACTATTCTGACTGGTTATAAGGTTACGCATTTACCGTTCTGATTTCTCATCTTCTATTCCATAGGTAAGTGATTGTTAAAGTGAATAAAATAGTCGTTGTTAATGTTAACAGTATTGGTGAAAGAGAAAACTCTCCACGTTGATCCCAATAAATTATTTAATTGGATATGAACAAAATATTCAACATGTATTTCTTCTACGTATTATCTGACGAAGGAGAAAGACATGTTTTTTTATTTATTGGATTTGTTTTGTAGGATACTAGAGCAAGGAAGACAAAAAACGATAATAGCAAATGGATTTTAAGGGAGATCAAGAACTTGAGTTTATGGATAATAAGCAAGAATACATGAACAAATTGTTATAAATAAGTTGGTTCTATGTAAGGTGTATCAGCTTTTTTGGATCATACATGGTTAATAACTAATAAGATTGGTCAGTTAGCAAAAATACTCCTTTTTATTTAAAGAATGACTTTGTTGGTAATGCTGTTTATAACAGTAGGGTTCATTTGGAATCCTGAAAAAAATATAAAAATGGGTACAAATGATCATTTAGAAAGCGTTGTGTAACTATTGAATAAATCATAACTACCATAAGGTTAAGAAGCAAAATAGAACGTTAAAATCTGTCACTTTTACGTTCGTTTTTTCTTTCAAGGAGAAACAATATAGTTTATCATTCCGATTGGTTGTGTTATTTATATGTAAGTATAAAGAAAAGTGTTCATTTAAAAAATGAGGTGGAAAATTGAAAGACTTACAATTGGCATTTATCAGTAATCGAACGACGAGTCGTTTGTTTCGAATATTGAGTATGATTGAACGAAGACGATTGTTTACGATTGGAGAATTGGCCGAAAAACTGCAAGTGACAGAACGAACGATTGCCAATGATATCAAGTACATCAAAGACTATTTTGATGATTGTATCAGTTTAGATTCAGGAAATAGTGGAATCTTTTTTGAAGAAAAAAAAGCTTCGATGTATCAAGAAAAAAAGCAGAAATTACTTGAGAATGAGTGTCTATTTGAAATCATCGGGAATATTTTTTTAGGAGAATTATCAACAATCGATGAACTTGCCCATCACTATCATTTTTCAGAGAGTACCTTTCGCCGGCTATTGAATCGAACAACCACAGTATTGAAGAGCTATGGACTGCAGTGGGCATCCAACCCGTTGTCGATTGAAGGAAGAGAAGCTAATTTGCGAAAATTCTTCAAAGATTTTTATTATGAAGGAGTAGAAACGCCCTATACGCTTGTTCCTGATATTGAATTACATGAATTGGTTTTAAAAAAATTAAGCAATAAATTGGGCCAAGATGAGGTTGGATCTGGAACTACGCCAGCAGCCTTTTATTATACTTTTTATATCGCAATCAAACGTGCGTGACTGGGTTTTTCTATAGAGATTCCAAGAAAATTAGCGAAATTAGCATACAAAGCAAAGAATTTTTCTCTCCTTCATTCTTTGAAAGATGACATCAAGAAACTTTATAAGGTCGAATTATCAAAAGAAGA from Enterococcus mundtii includes the following:
- a CDS encoding glyoxalase-like domain protein, producing the protein MNKIKWKGFLLTTSDSEIEVIHDTLTYDWGQKVFRFYDYDKHIVEVSESIQGVFNRLYAQGLSLPKIAERFGDPLEIVKERYSIS
- a CDS encoding YitT family protein, with the protein product MKNLFKYLTITLGLWILSISINMFFGPHYIAAGGTSGLGILLEYLVQVNRSLVVLALNSVMLLLAIIYLGKQVFMKVLYGSLVLPLLLTYVPKIMFTENKILSIVLGSLIFSVGMSIVYSQNSSSGGTSIPPIILKKYFNIKLSTGLFFIDGIVILLNWSIFGFDQFLLALTSNILVFLTMNLFSKISYKSIENRQTS